Proteins encoded by one window of Halorubrum ruber:
- a CDS encoding SpoVR family protein — translation MRNDRIEAKREAESLDEPAREARDLAERLGLEPYPVRYWVVDHDQMNELIAYGGFQRRYPHWRWGMNYEQQKKKDRHGLGKAFEIVNNDDPAHAFLQESNSTADQKAVITHVEAHADFFANNEWFGLYADRGEDGPNAAARLERNADRIAAIAERTDVDRDEVERLIDAVTALEDTIDQHSPVDAARSVEEPGVAADVSDGDDDPLAAIEARIDDLDLSEEVRRDVFDDEWLEARGEGIEPEEPRPDVLAFLRDHGKRYDPESGKAVDREPWETTVIDAIREEAYYFAGQKQTKVMNEGWATYWESVMMGGEGFAGPDEFLTYADHMSRVLGSPGLNPYKLGFELWTHVELRAARREVTDKLLRVEGVTAENFHSRVDLDEVAALLEPHPAIAGAGPATLDELADLAAAGDSRVDAEAVDRALSARDGSGSGPGEGETGGDGDEMDVERYPWKLLTREGLAERHYVLSRPEHRGALRNVSREALEEQARYLFDVDRYETVAEAVADVDRTAGWERMFEVRESHNDVTFVDAFLTDEFVREGNYFTYEYSRAAEEHRVASVDADDVRKKLLLRFTNFGKPTIVVLDGNFRNRGELLLGHRYNGVALDEERAKATLKRVFELWGRPVNLATIRVEYDDGEVRRAKRRGEEPEGTEVGVRLQYDGGEVTEHDLDAETESRIAADDVDYDTKPDDWLA, via the coding sequence ATGAGGAACGACCGGATCGAGGCGAAACGCGAGGCCGAGTCGCTGGACGAGCCGGCCCGCGAGGCGCGCGACCTCGCCGAGCGGCTCGGGTTAGAGCCGTACCCGGTGCGCTACTGGGTGGTCGACCACGACCAGATGAACGAGCTGATCGCCTACGGCGGCTTCCAGCGCCGGTACCCGCACTGGCGGTGGGGGATGAACTACGAGCAACAAAAAAAGAAGGACCGCCACGGGTTAGGGAAGGCGTTCGAGATCGTCAACAACGACGACCCGGCGCACGCGTTCCTCCAGGAGTCGAACTCGACGGCCGACCAGAAGGCCGTCATCACCCATGTGGAGGCGCACGCCGACTTCTTCGCGAACAACGAGTGGTTCGGGCTGTACGCCGACCGCGGCGAGGACGGCCCGAACGCGGCGGCCCGGTTAGAGCGCAACGCCGACCGGATCGCGGCGATCGCGGAGCGGACGGACGTCGACCGCGACGAGGTGGAGCGCCTGATCGACGCCGTGACCGCGTTGGAGGACACGATCGACCAGCACAGCCCGGTCGACGCCGCCCGGTCGGTCGAGGAGCCGGGCGTCGCGGCGGACGTGAGCGACGGGGACGACGACCCGCTGGCGGCGATCGAAGCGCGGATCGACGACCTCGACCTCTCCGAGGAGGTGCGCCGCGACGTGTTCGACGACGAGTGGCTCGAAGCGCGGGGCGAGGGGATCGAACCCGAGGAGCCGCGCCCGGACGTGCTCGCGTTCCTGCGCGACCATGGAAAGCGGTACGACCCGGAGAGCGGCAAGGCGGTCGACCGCGAGCCCTGGGAGACGACCGTCATCGACGCGATCCGCGAGGAGGCGTACTACTTCGCCGGGCAGAAGCAGACGAAGGTGATGAACGAGGGGTGGGCGACGTACTGGGAGTCGGTGATGATGGGCGGCGAGGGGTTCGCCGGGCCCGACGAGTTCCTCACGTACGCCGACCACATGTCCCGGGTGCTCGGCTCGCCCGGGCTCAACCCGTACAAGCTCGGCTTCGAGCTGTGGACGCACGTGGAGCTGCGGGCCGCCCGCCGAGAGGTAACCGACAAGCTGCTCCGCGTCGAGGGGGTGACCGCCGAGAACTTCCACTCGCGGGTCGACCTCGACGAGGTCGCGGCCCTGCTCGAACCGCACCCGGCGATCGCGGGCGCCGGTCCGGCGACGCTCGACGAGCTCGCCGATCTGGCCGCCGCCGGCGACTCTCGCGTGGACGCCGAAGCGGTCGACCGGGCGCTCTCCGCTCGGGACGGCTCCGGCAGCGGTCCCGGTGAGGGCGAGACGGGCGGCGACGGCGACGAGATGGACGTCGAGCGCTACCCGTGGAAGCTGCTCACCCGCGAGGGACTCGCGGAGCGACACTACGTCCTCTCGCGTCCGGAACACAGGGGCGCGCTCCGGAACGTCTCCCGGGAGGCGCTCGAAGAGCAGGCCCGGTACCTGTTCGACGTGGACCGGTACGAGACGGTCGCGGAGGCCGTCGCGGACGTCGACCGCACGGCCGGCTGGGAGCGCATGTTCGAGGTGCGCGAGAGCCACAACGACGTGACGTTCGTCGACGCGTTCCTCACGGACGAGTTCGTCCGCGAGGGGAACTACTTCACCTACGAGTACAGCCGCGCCGCCGAGGAGCACCGCGTCGCCAGCGTCGACGCCGACGACGTGCGGAAGAAGCTGCTCCTCCGATTCACGAACTTCGGGAAGCCAACGATCGTCGTGTTGGACGGGAACTTCCGGAACCGGGGGGAGCTCCTCTTGGGCCACCGGTACAACGGCGTCGCGCTCGACGAGGAGCGCGCGAAGGCGACCCTGAAGCGCGTATTCGAGCTGTGGGGCCGCCCGGTGAATCTCGCGACGATCCGCGTCGAGTACGACGACGGCGAGGTCCGGCGCGCCAAGCGGCGCGGCGAGGAGCCGGAGGGCACCGAGGTCGGCGTGCGGCTCCAGTACGACGGCGGCGAGGTGACGGAACACGACCTCGACGCCGAGACCGAATCCCGGATCGCGGCCGACGACGTCGACTACGACACGAAGCCCGACGACTGGCTGGCGTGA
- a CDS encoding kinase anchor protein has product MSDRTRSDGEGFLDAADEALRGAYDPPMSLASYVDRVLENPTAAASGAGYVLAAVESFGTREVHERGETLDRYRFFDDPANDGEHAVLGNTRALNGFVDDLRAAATGRGGDETIVWVDGPTATGKSEFKRCLINGLRAFSKTDAGRRYTVEWNVTGAGAGVGGGGGAGAASLSYGDGGDAGEWYRSPVQSHPLSVFPAGVRESIADAVGGDAYPIAADVELDPFSREAYDHLESACRERGRRDLFSAITDRDHLRVTSYVVDVGQGVGVLHAEDDGTPKERLVGSWMGGMLRELDSRGRKNPQAFSYDGVLSQGNGVATVVEDASQHADLLRRLLNVPDERRVKLDKGIGMDLDTQLIVISNPDLDAELDRHAERGDADPLKALKRRLSKHEFRYLTNRRLEARLLRREIAGATAVEGAGDADDATVGAGAIAGGDSGDDAAGARADPGAAPLSIEVRESDGAAVEREIAPHAVGAAALYAVVTRLDADDSPGDLDLIETAELYETGEVRRGDDAVTVDDVTLAAGDGRNGIPVTYARDAVADLLATTADRSHPDLPVEHVVTPTDVLDAMADGLADAPVFSRAEAAEFEGRRGPVAERVRERQREDVIDAILAEETVSTETVAEYVEHVYAWDEDDPTDRERADEAPDPLAMKVFETETLGRFDESDYRGTDPTRDVERFRRERVIRGLTRYAWRNRGEEFSVDDVDLAEVPELKAVIDANDLEDVKRRFPDLDPAAWADPPTDTETERVKAETVERLRERGYSRASAELTSRAVMVDVREEWPDVDAGRAGDEGPDDADRNGGGDPWD; this is encoded by the coding sequence ATGAGCGACCGCACCCGATCGGACGGCGAGGGGTTCCTCGACGCGGCCGACGAGGCGCTCCGGGGGGCGTACGACCCGCCGATGAGCCTCGCCTCGTACGTCGACCGCGTGTTGGAGAACCCGACCGCGGCCGCCTCCGGCGCGGGGTACGTCCTCGCGGCCGTCGAGTCGTTCGGAACCCGCGAGGTCCACGAGCGCGGCGAGACGCTCGACCGGTACCGCTTCTTCGACGACCCGGCGAACGACGGCGAACACGCCGTCCTCGGCAACACCCGCGCGCTCAACGGGTTCGTCGACGACCTCCGCGCAGCCGCGACCGGGCGGGGCGGCGACGAGACGATAGTCTGGGTCGACGGGCCGACCGCGACGGGGAAATCGGAGTTCAAGCGGTGCCTAATCAACGGGCTCCGCGCGTTCTCGAAGACGGACGCCGGCCGGCGGTACACCGTCGAGTGGAACGTCACGGGTGCCGGGGCCGGCGTCGGCGGGGGCGGCGGCGCGGGCGCGGCGTCGCTCTCGTACGGCGACGGCGGCGACGCCGGGGAGTGGTACCGCAGTCCGGTCCAGTCGCATCCGCTGTCGGTGTTCCCCGCGGGGGTCAGGGAGTCGATCGCCGACGCGGTCGGCGGCGACGCCTACCCGATCGCCGCCGACGTGGAGCTGGATCCGTTCAGCCGCGAGGCGTACGACCACCTGGAGTCGGCCTGCCGCGAGCGCGGGCGCCGCGACCTCTTCTCGGCGATCACCGACCGGGACCACCTCCGGGTGACCAGCTACGTGGTCGACGTCGGCCAGGGAGTGGGGGTCCTCCACGCCGAGGACGACGGGACGCCGAAAGAGCGGCTCGTCGGCTCGTGGATGGGCGGCATGCTGCGCGAGCTCGACTCGCGCGGCCGGAAGAACCCGCAGGCGTTCAGCTACGACGGCGTGCTCTCGCAGGGGAACGGCGTCGCTACGGTCGTCGAGGACGCGAGCCAGCACGCGGACCTGCTCCGGCGGCTGCTCAACGTCCCCGACGAGCGGCGGGTGAAGTTAGACAAGGGGATCGGGATGGACCTTGACACCCAGCTGATCGTCATTTCGAATCCAGACCTCGACGCGGAGTTAGACCGGCACGCCGAGCGCGGCGACGCCGACCCGCTGAAGGCGCTGAAGCGCCGGCTCTCGAAACACGAGTTCCGCTACCTCACGAACCGCCGGCTGGAGGCGCGGCTCCTCCGCAGAGAGATCGCCGGCGCGACGGCGGTGGAGGGGGCGGGCGACGCGGACGACGCGACGGTCGGAGCGGGCGCCATCGCGGGGGGCGACAGCGGCGACGACGCGGCGGGCGCGCGCGCCGACCCCGGCGCGGCGCCGCTGTCGATCGAGGTCCGGGAGTCGGACGGCGCGGCCGTCGAGCGCGAGATCGCGCCCCACGCGGTCGGGGCCGCCGCGCTGTACGCGGTCGTCACGCGGCTCGACGCCGACGACTCGCCGGGCGACCTCGACCTGATCGAGACGGCGGAGCTGTACGAGACGGGCGAGGTCCGGCGCGGCGACGACGCGGTCACCGTCGACGACGTCACCCTCGCCGCGGGGGACGGCCGTAACGGGATCCCCGTCACCTACGCCCGCGACGCGGTCGCCGACCTGCTCGCGACGACGGCCGACCGCAGCCATCCCGACCTCCCCGTCGAGCACGTCGTCACCCCGACGGACGTGCTCGACGCGATGGCGGACGGGCTCGCCGACGCGCCGGTCTTCTCGCGGGCCGAGGCCGCGGAGTTCGAGGGGCGCCGCGGACCGGTCGCCGAGCGGGTCCGCGAGCGCCAGCGCGAGGACGTGATCGACGCGATACTCGCCGAGGAGACCGTCTCGACGGAGACCGTCGCGGAGTACGTCGAACACGTGTACGCGTGGGACGAGGACGACCCGACCGACCGCGAGCGCGCCGACGAGGCGCCGGACCCGCTCGCGATGAAGGTGTTCGAGACGGAGACGCTCGGGCGGTTCGACGAGAGCGACTACCGCGGGACCGACCCGACCCGCGACGTCGAGCGCTTCCGGCGCGAGCGGGTGATCCGCGGACTCACGCGGTACGCGTGGCGCAACCGCGGCGAGGAGTTCAGCGTCGACGACGTCGACCTCGCAGAGGTGCCGGAGCTGAAGGCGGTGATCGACGCGAACGACCTGGAAGACGTGAAGCGGCGGTTCCCCGACCTCGACCCCGCCGCGTGGGCCGACCCGCCGACCGACACAGAGACGGAGCGCGTGAAGGCCGAGACGGTCGAGCGGCTCCGCGAGCGCGGCTACAGCCGCGCGTCGGCGGAGCTGACGAGTCGGGCGGTGATGGTGGACGTGCGCGAGGAGTGGCCCGACGTCGACGCCGGCCGCGCCGGCGACGAGGGGCCGGACGACGCCGACCGGAACGGGGGTGGTGACCCGTGGGACTGA
- a CDS encoding PrkA family serine protein kinase: MADQHTLERLSEEYRTAVPDDLRAARSFDWYLDALYDDPEIARNAHQRVADMFDHYGTRYDEERGVVEYALAAEDPLHDGENVFYGREVHEAIHEFVNKVKSGARGLGPEKRIKLLLGPVGSGKSHFDWLVRRYFEAYTREDAGRMYTFRWVDLCSVIDDQDPDDDAVRSPMSQDPLVLLPKPQRQAVVDDLNERLDAPYTLRNDQHPDPASEFYLNELLAHYDDDLERVLDEHVEVVRLVADENRRECIETFEPKDKKNQDETELTGDVNYAKLAVYGESDPRAFDYAGAFCNANRGLFSGEELLKLQREFLYDFLHASQESTIKPKNNPRIDIDQVIVGRTNMPEYREKTGDEKMEAFNDRTKRIDYPYVLEYESEAKIYEKMLANADVPNVHVEPHALEMAGLFGVLTRLEEPTDETVTLVEKAKAYNGELEDEEIDRRKLREDAAESADVGEGMDGISARFVGDEIAEAIMDATHRERGYLSPLSVFDHFEANLGGHGSIAAEDLDRYERLLDRVREEYRERAIEDVRHALAYDVDELRRQGEKYMDHVMAYIDDDTVDDELTGRETEPDETFLRAVEEQLDVPSDRKDDFRQEVSNWVSRRAREGRGFDPRENDRLRRALERKLWEDKKHNINFSALVSATDLDDEDRSAWVSALVDRGYSEDGAAEVLEYAGAAVARSEIEDGG; this comes from the coding sequence ATGGCAGACCAACACACGCTCGAACGGCTCAGCGAGGAGTACCGGACGGCGGTCCCCGACGACCTCAGAGCCGCGCGCTCGTTCGACTGGTACCTCGACGCGCTGTACGACGACCCCGAAATCGCGCGGAACGCGCACCAGCGCGTCGCGGACATGTTCGACCACTACGGGACGCGCTACGACGAGGAACGCGGCGTCGTCGAGTACGCGCTCGCCGCCGAGGACCCGCTCCACGACGGCGAGAACGTCTTCTACGGCCGCGAGGTACACGAGGCGATCCACGAGTTCGTCAACAAGGTGAAGTCCGGGGCCCGCGGGCTCGGCCCCGAAAAACGGATCAAGCTCCTCTTGGGGCCGGTCGGCTCCGGCAAGTCCCACTTCGACTGGCTCGTCCGACGGTACTTCGAGGCGTACACCCGCGAGGACGCCGGCCGCATGTACACCTTCCGATGGGTCGACCTCTGTTCGGTGATCGACGATCAGGACCCCGACGACGACGCGGTCCGCTCGCCGATGAGCCAGGACCCGCTCGTCCTCCTCCCGAAGCCGCAGCGACAGGCGGTGGTCGACGACCTCAACGAACGGCTCGATGCCCCCTACACCCTCCGGAACGACCAGCACCCCGATCCGGCCTCGGAGTTCTACCTGAACGAGCTGCTCGCGCACTACGACGACGACTTGGAGCGCGTCCTCGACGAGCACGTCGAGGTCGTCCGGCTGGTCGCCGACGAGAACCGCCGGGAGTGTATCGAGACGTTCGAGCCGAAAGACAAGAAGAACCAGGACGAAACGGAACTCACCGGCGACGTCAACTACGCGAAGCTCGCCGTCTACGGCGAGTCCGACCCGCGCGCGTTCGACTACGCCGGCGCGTTCTGCAACGCGAACCGGGGGCTGTTCTCCGGCGAGGAGCTGTTGAAGCTCCAGCGGGAGTTCCTCTACGACTTCCTCCACGCCTCCCAGGAGTCGACGATCAAGCCGAAGAACAACCCGCGTATCGACATCGACCAGGTGATCGTCGGCCGGACGAACATGCCGGAGTACCGCGAGAAGACCGGCGACGAGAAGATGGAGGCGTTCAACGACCGCACCAAGCGGATCGACTACCCGTACGTGTTAGAGTACGAGAGCGAGGCGAAGATCTACGAGAAGATGCTCGCCAACGCCGACGTGCCCAACGTCCACGTCGAGCCCCACGCCTTGGAGATGGCCGGGCTCTTCGGCGTGCTCACCCGCTTGGAGGAGCCGACCGACGAGACGGTGACGCTCGTGGAGAAGGCGAAGGCGTACAACGGGGAGTTAGAAGACGAGGAGATCGACCGGCGGAAGCTCCGCGAGGACGCCGCCGAGTCCGCCGACGTCGGCGAGGGGATGGACGGCATCTCCGCGCGGTTCGTCGGCGACGAGATCGCGGAGGCGATCATGGACGCCACCCACCGCGAGCGGGGGTACCTCTCGCCGCTGTCCGTCTTCGACCACTTCGAGGCGAACCTCGGTGGCCACGGCTCGATCGCGGCCGAGGACCTCGACCGCTACGAGCGCCTGCTCGACCGCGTCCGCGAGGAGTACCGCGAGCGCGCCATCGAGGACGTGCGCCACGCGTTAGCGTACGACGTCGACGAGCTCCGCCGCCAGGGCGAGAAGTACATGGACCACGTGATGGCGTACATCGACGACGACACCGTCGACGACGAGCTGACCGGGCGGGAGACGGAGCCGGACGAGACGTTCTTACGCGCCGTCGAAGAGCAGCTCGACGTCCCCTCCGACCGGAAGGACGACTTCCGACAGGAGGTGTCGAACTGGGTCTCCCGGCGCGCCCGCGAGGGGCGCGGCTTCGACCCGCGGGAGAACGACCGGCTCCGCCGCGCCCTCGAACGGAAGCTGTGGGAGGACAAGAAGCACAACATCAACTTCTCGGCGCTGGTGTCCGCGACCGACCTCGACGACGAGGACCGGAGCGCGTGGGTTTCGGCATTGGTCGACCGCGGCTACTCCGAGGACGGCGCCGCCGAGGTGTTGGAGTACGCGGGCGCGGCGGTCGCGCGTTCGGAGATCGAGGACGGTGGCTGA
- a CDS encoding alpha/beta hydrolase encodes MTGSAPDPNAGDDPHGDEPLVTAGTPLADADAALVLIHGRGATARSVVDLGEQLAGDRDVALLAPAAAGNTWYPNSFLAPVEDNEPGRSSGLRAVGAAVDRAVDAGIARERVLVGGFSQGACLASEFVARNPTRYGGLAVFSGGLIGETVAVDDYLSDGDAADGDGPLAGTPAFLGCSDVDPHIPEERVHETTEVLEALGADVDERIYEGMGHGINDDEVAAVSELIASLP; translated from the coding sequence ATGACCGGCAGCGCTCCGGACCCGAACGCCGGCGACGACCCCCACGGCGACGAGCCGCTGGTCACGGCCGGGACGCCGCTCGCCGACGCCGACGCGGCGCTCGTACTCATTCACGGCCGCGGCGCGACCGCTCGGAGCGTCGTCGACCTGGGTGAACAGTTGGCCGGCGACCGCGACGTCGCGCTGTTGGCGCCTGCCGCGGCCGGCAACACCTGGTATCCGAACTCCTTCCTCGCCCCGGTCGAAGACAACGAGCCGGGTCGGAGTTCCGGCCTCCGGGCGGTCGGCGCCGCGGTCGACCGCGCGGTCGACGCCGGGATCGCCCGTGAGCGCGTCCTCGTCGGCGGCTTCTCGCAGGGCGCCTGCCTCGCGAGCGAGTTCGTCGCCCGCAATCCGACCCGCTACGGCGGGCTCGCCGTCTTCAGCGGCGGGCTGATCGGCGAGACGGTCGCCGTCGACGACTACCTCTCGGACGGCGACGCGGCGGACGGGGACGGCCCGCTCGCCGGCACTCCCGCGTTCCTCGGCTGCAGCGACGTCGACCCGCACATCCCCGAGGAGCGGGTCCACGAGACGACCGAGGTGCTGGAGGCGCTCGGCGCCGACGTCGACGAGCGGATCTACGAGGGGATGGGCCACGGGATCAACGACGACGAGGTCGCGGCGGTGTCGGAGCTGATCGCGTCGCTCCCGTAG
- a CDS encoding DUF444 family protein, with product MGLTEDRERFREVGESRREDLAEFISHGDLGGSDADRVKIPVKVVDLPAFEYDQRSAGGVGQGGDGQPQPGQPVEPEPGDGDEEGDPGEEGGDHEYYEMDPEEFARELDEALGLDLEPKGKRVVEEVEGDFTDTARSGPRGTLDVDEFFKRGLKRHLATDFDGEYVREGLFVDGADVDDVFAWARDQGIPVSRAWIADAAATLEDERAEPVAALDRWESFDALDAEVDREPVTHRIRREGLDSVPFRREDERFRHPEVIEKRERNVVVINVRDASGSMRETKRELVERVFTPMDWYLTGKYDAAEFRYVVHDAEAWEVDREEFFGIQSGGGTRISSAYELVEEIVEEYPYDEWNRYVFAAGDSENAGSDTTEKVIPLMESIDANLHAYVETQPGDGAANARHADEVEAAFGDADDVAVARVSEPDDVTDAIYEILSTEAEADGSGTADGRATGRTDGGERR from the coding sequence GTGGGACTGACGGAGGACCGCGAGCGGTTCCGCGAGGTGGGCGAGAGCCGTCGGGAGGACCTCGCGGAGTTCATCAGCCACGGCGACCTCGGCGGCTCCGACGCCGACCGGGTCAAGATTCCGGTGAAGGTGGTCGACCTCCCCGCCTTCGAGTACGACCAGCGGTCGGCCGGCGGCGTGGGGCAGGGCGGCGACGGCCAGCCCCAGCCCGGCCAGCCGGTCGAGCCAGAGCCGGGCGATGGCGACGAGGAGGGCGACCCGGGCGAGGAGGGCGGCGACCACGAGTACTACGAGATGGACCCCGAGGAGTTCGCCCGCGAGCTCGACGAGGCGCTCGGGCTCGACCTCGAACCGAAGGGGAAGCGGGTGGTCGAGGAGGTGGAGGGCGACTTCACCGACACCGCTCGCTCCGGGCCGCGCGGCACCCTCGACGTCGACGAGTTCTTCAAGCGCGGACTGAAGCGGCACCTCGCGACCGACTTCGACGGGGAGTACGTCCGCGAGGGGCTGTTCGTCGACGGCGCCGACGTCGACGACGTCTTCGCGTGGGCGCGCGACCAAGGGATTCCGGTCTCCCGCGCGTGGATCGCCGACGCCGCGGCGACCCTCGAAGACGAGCGGGCCGAGCCGGTCGCGGCGCTCGACCGCTGGGAGAGCTTCGACGCGCTCGACGCCGAAGTCGACCGGGAGCCAGTCACCCACCGGATCCGCCGGGAGGGGCTCGACAGCGTCCCCTTCCGTCGCGAGGACGAGCGGTTCCGCCACCCGGAGGTGATAGAGAAGCGCGAGCGTAACGTCGTCGTGATCAACGTGCGCGACGCCTCCGGCTCGATGCGGGAGACGAAGCGCGAGCTGGTCGAGCGGGTGTTCACCCCGATGGACTGGTACCTCACCGGGAAGTACGACGCCGCCGAGTTCCGGTACGTCGTCCACGACGCGGAGGCGTGGGAGGTCGACCGCGAGGAGTTCTTCGGGATCCAGTCCGGGGGCGGCACCCGGATCTCCAGCGCGTACGAGTTAGTCGAGGAGATCGTCGAGGAGTATCCGTACGACGAGTGGAACCGGTACGTGTTCGCCGCGGGCGACTCCGAGAACGCCGGCAGCGACACGACGGAGAAGGTGATCCCGCTGATGGAGTCGATCGACGCCAACCTACACGCGTACGTGGAGACCCAGCCCGGCGACGGCGCCGCGAACGCCCGCCACGCCGACGAGGTCGAGGCGGCGTTCGGCGACGCCGACGACGTAGCGGTCGCGCGCGTCTCCGAGCCGGACGACGTGACGGACGCGATCTACGAGATCCTCAGCACCGAGGCCGAAGCCGACGGATCCGGGACCGCCGACGGCCGCGCGACCGGGCGGACCGACGGGGGTGAGCGGCGATGA
- a CDS encoding VOC family protein, whose protein sequence is MSDEKPAPVTSELPDAPFHTSGTDHITVWGSNEEDTLAFYRDLLGMPLVLRQPNLDDPSQTHLFFDTGDGRILTVFVSDERASARGQRVNTGAVHHLCFSVEPDEYEDIMAALEEAGKGYNVFDRGIFHSIYTQDNNGLVIELSADKYEIPDDRKGEVLATAQRLREEDGADFAQDRHMEGALEELGLPVNKHDLPDADAGVGV, encoded by the coding sequence ATGAGCGACGAGAAGCCGGCTCCGGTCACGTCGGAGCTCCCGGACGCACCGTTCCACACCAGCGGCACCGATCACATCACGGTCTGGGGGAGCAACGAGGAGGACACGCTCGCCTTCTACCGCGACCTGCTCGGGATGCCGCTCGTGTTGCGCCAGCCGAACCTCGACGACCCCTCGCAGACGCACCTCTTCTTCGACACCGGCGACGGCCGGATTCTCACGGTGTTCGTGAGCGACGAGCGGGCGTCCGCGCGCGGTCAGCGCGTCAACACGGGCGCCGTCCACCACCTGTGTTTCAGCGTCGAGCCCGACGAGTACGAGGATATCATGGCGGCGCTTGAGGAGGCGGGCAAGGGGTACAACGTGTTCGACCGCGGCATCTTCCACTCGATTTACACCCAGGACAACAACGGGCTCGTCATCGAGCTGTCGGCCGACAAGTACGAGATCCCCGACGACCGGAAGGGCGAGGTGCTCGCGACCGCGCAGCGCCTCCGCGAGGAGGACGGCGCCGACTTCGCGCAGGACCGCCACATGGAGGGGGCCCTCGAGGAGCTCGGACTCCCGGTGAACAAACACGACCTGCCCGACGCCGACGCCGGCGTGGGGGTCTGA
- a CDS encoding non-histone chromosomal MC1 family protein → MVREDGKRNFALREEDGSEPSEFSGNMPRQAALKAARTLEPAPSEEEAERTTLRLREKGTQKVHEYEGWAWKDGAPEVDDADDDFWLNDLDDITKANVSKQGIEYLDDE, encoded by the coding sequence ATGGTACGTGAAGACGGTAAGCGAAACTTTGCCCTGCGAGAGGAAGACGGATCGGAACCGAGTGAGTTCTCGGGCAACATGCCGCGTCAGGCGGCGCTCAAAGCGGCTCGGACGCTCGAGCCGGCACCCTCCGAGGAAGAGGCGGAGCGAACGACGCTTCGTCTCCGGGAGAAGGGGACCCAGAAGGTCCACGAGTACGAGGGATGGGCTTGGAAGGACGGCGCTCCCGAGGTCGACGACGCGGACGACGACTTCTGGCTCAACGACCTTGACGACATCACCAAGGCCAACGTCTCGAAGCAGGGCATCGAGTACCTCGACGACGAGTAA
- a CDS encoding quinone-dependent dihydroorotate dehydrogenase, with protein sequence MGAYDLLKPALFRLPPETAHGLVHRLLGGVQGTPVTDALAERYAVDDERLAVDLFGSTFPNPVGVAAGFDKNAHVPRALASLGFGHVEVGGVTAERQPGNPRPRLFRLKEDEALVNRMGFNNEGADRVGERLDRDPLPEVPVGINIGKSKSTPLSEAPDDYLYTYERVADAGDYFVVNVSSPNTPGLRELQNREALERILGTLADAGADPLLVKLSPDLPEPAVEDALGVVDDLDLDGVIATNTTTSRPDSLRSHNRAERGGLSGKPIESLATERVRFVAERTDVPVIGVGGISDAAGAYEKIRAGASLVQLYTGLVYEGPGLARDINEGLVELLERDGFDSVNEAVGADL encoded by the coding sequence ATGGGCGCGTACGACCTGTTGAAGCCAGCACTGTTCCGACTGCCGCCGGAGACCGCACACGGACTCGTTCACCGACTGCTCGGCGGCGTCCAGGGGACGCCGGTCACCGACGCGCTCGCCGAGCGGTACGCGGTCGACGACGAGCGGCTCGCGGTCGATCTGTTCGGGTCGACGTTCCCGAACCCCGTGGGCGTCGCCGCCGGGTTCGACAAGAACGCGCACGTCCCGCGGGCGCTGGCGTCGCTCGGGTTCGGACACGTCGAGGTCGGCGGCGTCACCGCGGAGCGACAGCCCGGGAACCCGCGCCCGCGACTGTTCCGGCTGAAAGAGGACGAGGCGCTCGTCAACCGGATGGGGTTCAACAACGAGGGCGCCGACCGGGTGGGCGAACGACTCGACCGCGACCCGCTCCCCGAGGTGCCGGTCGGGATCAACATCGGGAAGTCGAAGTCGACGCCCCTGAGCGAGGCCCCGGACGACTACCTGTACACGTACGAGCGCGTCGCGGACGCGGGAGACTATTTCGTGGTCAACGTCTCCAGCCCGAACACCCCCGGCCTCCGCGAGCTACAGAACCGCGAGGCCTTGGAGCGCATCCTCGGGACGCTCGCCGACGCCGGCGCGGATCCGCTGCTCGTGAAGCTCTCGCCGGACCTCCCGGAGCCGGCGGTCGAAGACGCGCTCGGCGTCGTCGACGACCTCGACCTCGACGGCGTCATCGCGACCAACACGACGACCTCCCGGCCAGATTCGCTGCGGAGCCACAACCGGGCCGAGCGCGGCGGGCTCTCGGGGAAGCCGATCGAGTCGCTCGCGACCGAGCGGGTGCGCTTCGTCGCGGAGCGCACCGACGTCCCGGTGATCGGCGTCGGGGGAATCTCCGACGCCGCGGGCGCCTACGAGAAGATACGGGCGGGCGCTTCGCTGGTCCAGCTGTACACAGGGCTCGTCTACGAGGGGCCAGGACTTGCGCGCGACATCAACGAAGGACTCGTCGAACTGCTCGAGCGCGACGGGTTCGACTCGGTCAACGAGGCCGTCGGCGCGGACCTGTGA